TAGATCTTTTATTGCTAAAAATTTTATCTCTTGTTACGTTTTAAAATCTGCTAATCTCTGAATAGTAGAATATTTATGGAGAACTGAATTGTATATAATAAACCAATGAACCGATTATAATTAAGACTAGGACAGCAATTAAAATGTATTGTATTGTATTGTCCTTCTTATATTGTAGCCCTCTATTTGGCTTCCAATTCGTATCAGTTGTATTAATTGGTGCATTTGGATTTGCAACTGGTTTACCGCAATTAGGACAATTTACTGTCCATTCTGATACTTTCTCTCCGCAATGAACACAATTTACCTTAACCATAATATCCTCCTATAGTAATAGATAAAATAAATCAGCAATTCTGCTTATTTTATTGCATAAAAGTCAACAAAAAAATGAACATTTTTTATAATCTTAATGTTCATGAGCCTTCCCATATAAATTTTTTTATTATTTCTTGACAGAACTCTAGTTCGTTTACATCTTTTGAGGATTTCGCATGATATACTTACCTATGTTCTTCTCATTCACATCAAGATATATAATAATTTATACCAGATCAAAATAGTCTGCTCTGGGGATCAAAGTGTAGTCTAAATAATAATTCAACTTTATCATATTTATAATAATGAAAAAGGAGGTATGCCATCATGAAAAGATATGTAAACTTAATTATTGGAGTATTGACAACAGCATTATTGTTGTGTTTTGATGGAATATCTTTTGGAGCACATGAAAATCAGAAAGGTGGCTTTCTTGATTCGATAATATGGATGTCAATTTCTCCCGGTTTATATTTCTATGATTACTTTGGAAAATTAGGAGATAAAGAGGAGAAAGCATATAAAGACAACAAAGATAAAATTACAAATATGGAAATACATGAGGACGAAATAGGTTACTATCATGCATATATCTGAATATTATACAGGTTTTAAGGGGTATTTATTTACTTTTGGATATGGCCCATATTTCATTTTAAATAGATGGTTTCCTGTTACGTTGGGAATTAGTTTTACTTTCACGTATGCGCATATAAAATTTGATAAAGCTGTACCGCTTTATAATAGTAATGATAGAGAGTATTCATTTTATTCATTTCCTGGCATAATATTATCAATTGGGGTTCATTTTTAGGCGGTTGGAGTGCATTATTTGGAGATGACTCCAAGAGAAATGGAATGAAATAATTGAAAAGCATGAAAGTCAAAATCAATTAAAGCATATGACTATTGGAAATATACTTGCAGATCCAATATTAGCTTTAAGTGTTGCATTATCATTTGAAACATATCAATACTTTAAGTGGGATGAGAGAGAACTCAAGTTAAAAGATAGGGCATTGGATACAAGCTTTTATGTTATAGGAGCTTCAGGTGTACCGGCGCCATATTTGGAAATGGAGGAAGACGGGCCATTCCCTTGGCAGTGGAACTAACTAATAAAATTCAGAATTATTATGAAAAAAACATCAATAATATTCATAATATTCTACATGATCAATGTGTAACTTACAAAAAGTCGATTTCAGAATAATTATACTCTTATGATTTCAATGATCAATAAATTCATCATTCTTATATTATTTATAATTCAGTTTGCAGCTTTTACTATTGAATTGTTTGCGAGTAATTAAATAGATTCATATGTTAGCATCATTGCCTATGAAATTTATTTGAGTTTACGATCTTTCATTAGCATATCCAATAAGAGACATAATAGTAGGTGTAGCTGGCGCTCAGTATTCATCAAATGGAGTTATACATTCCGCTCATTTTAGCCCGTAAGGTTAGTTTGACGTTTAAATTTATATGTATTGTAAAAGGGATATGCCTCCCGGTAAGTAAAAGTAAGGATCGGGAGACATTTTATTTATATATGCAAAGTAGATATTATTGAAACATGTAAACGTTCACCAACTCTCCCTTTGCAGTCTGGCAATGAGCCACTTTTCAAGCCTTTTATCCAGCTTGCCAACCCATGATTCGATTTTATTTATATCGCCGCTCATGATTGCCGCTTTTTCTTCATTGGATAGATCATATTCCTTTAATGCCTGACTTGGATTCTCAGAAAGAAGCGCGAAGAAGGCATTGTCCTGAACAGCCCTGTCAAGAACTGAAAGTACTGCTTTTACAGCAGATACCTTAAATTCCGGTATTTTAGAAACCGGGTCAAAGGCAGGATTGGTCAATATATTTGCGGGTGATTCTCGCCAGTGAAATGCCATGAATGCCAAGCCTGGCAATGTTTTGTCTGTGATATTTACTTTGGTTTCGATCTTGCCGCGTCCTGAGGTGATTGTAATAGTATCACCCTCAATAATGCCAAGTTTTGCGGCATCTTCAGGATTGATATCAACAGCTCCATTTGGATGCAGTTTGTCCAGCCTATCAGAACGCCTGCTCATGCTCCCTGTATGAAAGTGTTCCAAAATACGTCCTGTTGTGAGGATCAGCGGGTAATCCTTTGAGCTTGATTCAGCAGGAGGTTTATATTCGACAGCATGAAATTTACCCTTGCCGCGGGTAAAGTTATCCCTATGAAGAATTGGGGTTCCTGGATGTTCTATGTCAGTGCATGGCCACTGCAATCCATAGTCATCAAGCCTGTCATAGCGGATGCCGCCATAAATAGGTGTAACAGCGGCTATCTCATCCATTATGTCCGATGTGTTTTTGTAATCGAAATCGTGCCCCATCCTTTGGGCGATTAGGCATATAATCTCCCAGTCGGCTTTTGCCTCACCCGGTGGATCGATAGCCTTAGCGAGTTTCTGTACCCTTCTTTCAGTATTTGTAAAAGTGCCGTCCTTTTCGGCAAATACTGCAGCAGGAAGTATAACATCCGCATAGGTTGAGGTTTCTGTAGGAAAGATATCCTGAACAACGAGAAATTCAAGATTTGCCAGGCTTTCGCGGGTGTGCTTCATGTCTGGATCCGACATTACCGGATTCTCTCCCATAATGTACATTGCTTTAAGATCGCCTTCAATAGCCCTGTTCATCATATCACCCATAGTAAGCCCAATCTCTTTGGGCAAATTATCTGCATTCCAAATGGTTTCAGCCTTTTCCCTGTTTTTATTCTCAGTTACTGCCAGATAGCCTGGCAATACATTTGGAAGCGCGCCCATATCACATGCGCCTTGCACATTGTTTTGCCCCCTTAGCGGGCTCAGTCCCGCGCCTTCGCGTCCAATATTTCCAGTGAGCATTAGGAGGTTAGCGCAGCTCATAACATTATCAGTCCCTGTTGTATGCTGCGTTATACCCATACCGTAGAGAAGACATGCGCTTTTTGCATTGGCAAAGAGACGGGCAGCCTCTACTATTTCCGAGGCTGTAATGCCAACTATTTCAACAACCTTTTCCGGAGCATAATTCTTGAGAAGGTTTTCCTTCATTTCCTCAAAGTCCTCAGTTCGTTCAGCTATAAATTTTTCGTCATGCAAACCCTCTTTGATAATAACATGCATCATAGCATTGATCAATGCTACATCGCTTCCAGGTCTGTGGCGCAAGTGAATATCAGCGATCTTTGAGAGTTCAATAGCGCGGGCATCAGCAACAATAAGTTTCTTGCCGTGAAATTTTATGCCCTGGCGTATTATTCTTCCAATAATGGGGTGACACTCTGTAGTATTGGAGCCGATCACAAACAGCAGATCAGCTTTTTCGAAATCTGTGATGGAATTTGTCATTGCTCCGCTTCCGAATGATTTGACCAGACCGGCCACAGTCGGAGCGTGTCAAAGACGCGCGCAATGGTCTATGCTGTTGGTTCCGATAACTGTTCGCGCAAATTTTTGAAGCAGATAATTCTCCTCGTTAGTGCACTTAGCAGAGCTTAATAGTCCAATACTATCGGAACCGTACTTCCCTTTAATTAAAGATAGCTTTGATGCTATTATCTCCAGCGCCTCATCCCATTCAGCTTCGCGGAAATAGTCCTTGATATCATGTTCTTCTCCGCTTATCTCTTTGGCTATGCCTTCTCTTCTGATTAGCGGCCTTTTAAGTCTGTCATTATGACTTATATAGTCATATCCGAATCGTCCCTTAACACAGAGTCCTCCCTTATTGACTGGGCTGCTTCTGTCTCCTTTAACGCTGACTATCTCGTTGTCACGGACTCCAAGATAGAAAGAGCATCCCACACCGCAGTATGGACATACTGTTTTTATTTCACGAATCGGCTGCTGTTCGTGCCGTGGCACAAGGGCTCCGGTAGGGCACCTGGCAACGCATTCTCCGCAGGATTCGCAAATCGATTCGACAATAGGTTTATTGCCAAAGGCGCTTATCTTCGCGTCATATCCCCTAAAAGCGATATCGATAGCTCCGACACAGGTTATCTCCTGGCATACCCTGACGCATTTGCCGCATAGTATGCACTTATTCGGATCGATCTCAAAGGCAGGATTGCTCCTGTCAATTGGAAGGATCCGTTCGCTCTTCCTTAATCGATCAAAGCTTTCCTGGTCAATGCCTAAATATTTTGCAATATCCTGTAGCTCGCAATTCTGGTTTTTATAGCAGGTAAGACAATTCCCCTGGTGGTTTGCTATTATTAGCTCCATTGTAATTTTACGGGATTGATTAACCTTTGGAGTGCTTGTATGTACTATCATATTTTCTGTCGCTTTTGTTGTACAGGAGGTAACAAGCCCGCGCATGCCGTCAATCTCTACAACACATAGACGGCACGCTCCATAGGGCTCCAGATCTGGATCGTAACAAAGAGTAGGGATATATATCCCAGCGCTTTTTGCAGCTTCCAGCACAGTAACACCCTTCTTTACATGCACACTTCTCCCATCAATAACAAGGGTAATAGCGTCTGATATTTCTTCCTCTTTTAGTTGTGGTTTAATTGTGGTTGTTGAACTCATTGTTATCCTCCTATGCTTCCTCAAGGTCACATCTAAGACATCTGTTTGCCTCTTCAATTGCCTGTTTTCTGCTTAGGCCCTTTTCAACAAGGGCAAGTCCTTTAAGCCTTTTTTTTACTGCTATTTTGTGCATCTCCGGACGATGTTTTTCCTCTTCCTCCTCTGATTCAAATGTTTCCGGTTTTTCTTCAGGGGCAGTGAGCTTCTCTATAATTATGCCATCTCCTCCGAGGTATTTATCAATAGAAATTGCAGCCTGTTTGCCTGCTGCAATTGCCTCAATAACCGAAGCCGGTCCTGTAGTCGCGTCGCCTCCTGCAAAGACTCCCTTTATTTCTGTCTCAAGGGTATATTGATTTGCCTTCAACGTTCCCCATTTGTCTGTGGGAACTCCCAAATTTTCTGGTATTCTGGTAGTCTGTCCGATAGCCGCTATAATGGTATCGAAATTCTCTTCATACCTGTTTCCTTTTATAGGCTCCGGGCGTCTTCTCCCGCTTGCATCTATCTTTCCCAACCTCATACGCTGACATTCCATTCGAATATGTCCGTTTTCGCGATATATCTTGTCAGGAGCGACAAGATACTCAATTTCCACGCCCTCTTCAAGCGCATCATGAATCTCTTCTTCTGCTGCCGGCATCTCCTCTTCAGTGCGTCTATAGAGTATCTTTACATTCTTTGCGCCTATACGGAGGGCTGTGCGCGATGCGTCTATTGCTGCATTTCCTCCACCGACAACTGCCACTCTACCTTCAAGTTTTATATCCTTTCCCAGACTGACATCGCGAAGCAGGTCAACACAATCGATTACGCCTTCTGTATCCTCGCCGTGTACCCTCATCTTAGCTCCGGCGTGGGCGCCTAAGCTTAAGAAAATTGCTTCATATCCCTGTTCAAGCAGCGAATAGATATCATCTATTTTTGTATTAGTTTTTATATCCACACCGGAGTTTTTTATTATATCTATTTCGTGATCTAAAATATACTCAGGAAGCCTATATCTTGGAATTCCAACACGCAGCATGCCGCCTGTTTTGGGCAGTTCTTCGAAAACAGTCACAGAATGCCCGCAAACCTTTGCAAGATAATAGGCTGCTGTAAGTCCAGCAGGTCCTGAACCAACAACTGCTACTCGCTTTCCAGAAGGTTCAACAGACTCAGGATTTTCAAATTTCAGTTTTTTTGCATGATCAGCGGCAAAGCGCTTTAGTTCCTTGATCGCAATCGGTTCATCTATCATTCCCCTGCGGCATTTGGTCTCGCAGGGATGGAAGCATACATAACCGCATACAGATGGGAAGGGCATGCTTTCCCGGATAACCGCCACGGCCTCATCATACCTTTTCTCCGATATCAACCTTATATAACGCGGAATATCCACGCCTGCTGGACAGGTATGGCTGCATGGGGCTTTGACCAGTCCCTTACATACCGCAGCTACACAATGTTTTTTTATTATATGAGATTCGTATTCATCTCTGAAGTATCTGATTGTTGAAAGCACAGGGTTCGGCGATGTCTGACCAAGCCCGCATAGAGAACCTGCTTTAACAGATTCGCTTAATTCAATCAAGAGATCAATATCCTCAATACTACCTCTTCCATTGGTAATATCCTCAAGGATTTCGAGCAGTTGCTTATTCCCCCAGCGGCAGGGTATGCATTTGCCACAGGACTCAAGCATGGTGAAGGAGAGAAAATATTTTGCCACATCAACCATGCAGGTATCTTCATCCAGAACTACCATACCTCCGGATCCCATTATCGATCCTGCTTTTGCCAGTGTTTCGTAATCAACAGGGGAGTCAAGAAAGCTCGCAGGCAGGCATCCCCCAGATGGTCCCCCTGTCTGCACAGCCTTGAATCGCTTGCCATTCAATATTCCGCCTCCAATATCAAAAATGATCACTCTCAGGGTTGTTCCCATAGGCACTTCGACAAGTCCGCTGTTTGCGATCTTGCCGGTTAATGCAAAAACAGCAGTACCCGGGCTATCTTTGGTCCCTATATTTGCATACCATTGAGCGCCTTCATTTATAATAACCGGTATGCTGGATAATGTTTTCACATTATTGATATTTGTTGGTTTTCCCCATAATCCTGATTGAGCAGGGAATGGGGGGCGGGGGCGAGGCATACCCCTCTTGCCTTCAATCGAGGCCATTAGCGATGTCTCCTCTCCACAGACAAAGGCGCCTGCGCCCTCCTTGATCTTTATGTCAAAATTAAATCCGGAGTTTAATATATTTTCTCCCAAAAATTCGTTTTCATGTGCTTGTTTTAAGGCTATGCCCATTCTTTTAATAGCAAGGGGATATTCTGCTCTGCAATATACATAGCCATGATTAGCTCCGATTGCATAGGCTGCTATTAGCATTCCTTCGATTATTGTATGAGGATCCCCCTCCATTGTGCTCCTATCCATAAATGCTCCAGGGTCACCCTCATCTGCATTGCATATCAGGTATTTTTCGTTCCCAGGAGCATTATAGCAGAATTCCCATTTTTGCCCTGTGGAAAAACCGGCGCCTCCCCGACCCCTGAGTCCTGATTTTTTTATCTCATCAATTACATCTTTAGGGGACATTTGGGCAAGGACCTTCTTAATTGCTTTATAACCGTTATTGGCAATATAGTCTTCTATCTTTTCTGGATTGATATGACCACAGTTTCGTAGGATCAGTCGTTTCTGCTTTTTATAAAAATTCATTTCATTATATGTAGGTATTGCCTTGTTTGTTGCCGGATCTCGGTAAAAAAGGCGCTCTAATGGTTTACCATTTTTCAGATGAGAGTGGACAATATCCTTTGCATCCTCTATCTTAACATGAGCGTAGAATATACCCTCTGGTTCTACAATTACAATAGGTCCCTGTTCACAAAACCCGTGACAACCAGTGAAGTCTATTTTTATAGATTTTAATCCTGCCTTTTCTACCTCCTTTTCAAGCTCCAGCAGTATTTTATCAGATTTTGATGAAGTGCAACCTGTCCCTTGGCAAACAAGAACAATATGTTCCCATTTTGGATTAATTTTATCATTCATTTTGTACTCCTTGGCCCGTACTTTTTAATATCTCAGTGACCTTTTTGGGTGTCATCTGGCCGTATGTATCGTCGTTTATAACCATTGTGGGAGCTAAAGAACACGCTCCAATGCAGGCCACAGTCTCCAGGTAGTATTCAAGGTCAGGGGTGCTTTCACCCGGGCTTATGCCAAGCTGTTTCTTTACTTCTCTCAAGATTCTAGCTCCTCCACGCACGTGACACGCAGTGCCTCGACAGACTTTTATAATATTTCGGCCTGTTGGAACGAGTTTAAAGAATGCATAAAATGTAGCGACACCAAATACAGTACTTTCAGGGATGCCCATATACTGAGCTATTTTCTTCATTGCCAGTTCCGGCAAATAGCCAAAATTTTGCTGAACTTGTTGTAATACAGGTATCAAATTACTTTTATTGTTTTCAAAGGATTCTAATATCTGAAGGACCAGTTCCTCAATTTTCCATTCATCTTCTTCTTGTGTTGTGTTGTTTTCTGCCTTTAGCAGGGATTTGTTCATATTCTTTATCCCTCCGTTTATAATGTGAAAATTTTCAAGCTTATTTCAGCAGGTACTTGATTATCAATAATTTTTACATAAATTAAGAAACATCTTGTTTGATCCGTCTTGCTGAAACAAGCTTACTGAGAATACAAAGGTTTTTTACCATCTTTCCACCTGGAGCCGATGTTCCAAATATTCAGACTGTTTTGTTGTCAGTTCTCCTACATTTTTTTCTATCCAATTGATATCTCCTGATACAATAGCAGCCTTAGCAGCATTACTTAAGCTGTATTCCTCAAGGGCTTTAGATCCATTTTCCATCAATTCGGTCCAAAAGTTCTTGTCATCAGCCGTCCTGTTTAATACTCTGAGAACCTGTTCTTTCTCGATAATCCTTTTATCAGTTGTATCCATCTTATCTGTCTTGGTGTTTCCGGTAAACTTTCTAATTGCTTTTTTAACAGCTCCTACAATTTCATCCGGATTAAAAGGTTTGGGGATATAATCGTCAGCTCCAGATTTCATCGCTTCTACAGCAGTTGGCACAGATGCATATCCTGTGATCATTATTACTGGTACCTCAGGTCGGTATTCTTTGAGTCGCTTTATAAGATCAATTCCATTCATATCCGGCATCTTCAAATCAACCAAAACTGCATCATACATCTCTTTTGTTGCCCTTCTTAATCCATCCTTCCCTGTATAAGCTGTTTCCATTATGTAGCCTTCATCCTCAAAAATTCTTTGACATCCTCTGCAGAGATTTACTTCATCGTCTACAATTAAGAGTCTTTCATGCCTTTCATCTAAAATGTTATGTTCCATTTTCTTGCCTCCTTTTTTATTTTGTTTTCACTAATATATAAAAGCAATACTCATGCCAGATGATGTTAATGTTGAAAAATATTGTGGATTATTGAATGAAATGATAAATATTTATATAATATAGCCTTATTCCTGAGGGTATATTTGATGAGATTTTGATCTATAAATGGTTATAATCTCATATAAATCGATATAATCAGCTTTATTATCTTTTTGATCAATTTTTAAAGGCGCATCATTCACTGCTATATAAAGTGTATTTATATAACGAAAGATACTTCTTTAAATATATTAAGAAAAATTAAAGTGTTATTTGAGATTTAAAGGGGATATTTTATATTTTTAATATTAAAGTGTATAATAATTATATACACTTTGCAGGAATTTTTTTGTATGGTCAAAATTGATTGTATGCGCAATGAGTCTTCAGGTGAAGAAGAAAACTTGATGCTCTATTTTGGAAAGATTATTTCGTGTGCAAATTATTTTTTAGGGCATTTTTTGATAAAGATGTTATTAATTTTTCAGCATTATATTATTATGTCCCTTAAATAAATTATACAGAGAGGGATATTCATGGAACAAGCAAAAGAAAAACGATTACCAGAAGAGATAAAGAATGAACTATTAGATTTAATGGAAAAAGAGATTGAATCGATCACAATAACAAATAATGGTAAGCCATGCACATTTTATGAGCTTGAAGGCAAACTATTCGATATTGGAAAATGATATAAACAAAAGATGTTAGAGAAGATTGCCGAACTTGAAGCTGAAGAATATGGTAAAAAAAATATGTCCCTAGTGTCAGGGAAGGTTAAGAAATAAGGGTAAAGTCAAAAGAATAATTTTAAGTACTACTGGAGAAGTAATTAAGGCTTTCTGAAAAAGTAAATATTTAGACTATACAGCGAACACTCCACATTCATAGCGTCTCATGTGACGCAGTAAAATTTGGGTAAAAAGAAGCCTTAGTTTCCTTTCGGATTGTAATAGTTAAGATAATATCTGACATTCCGATAATAAAACTGACACTTATTCCCCCCGGGAGGAATAAGTGTCAGTTTTCGGCAAATACAATTATGAGGAGTGTCTCTGTGAACCAAGAAGACAAAATAATCAAAACAAAAGTTGGTCTAATAAGACTTGCAAGAGAATTGGGTAATGTATCATAAGCATGTAAAGTTTTTGGATATTCAAGAGATAGTTTCTACAGATTTAAAGAACTTTATGAGCATGGAGGTGAAGAAGCTTTAAAAGAGATTAGCAGAAAGAAGCCTAATATTAAAAATAGGATCAATCCTGTAAATGAAGATGCAGTTTTAAAGATGGTCATTGATCGCCCGGCTTATGGCCAAATGCGGGTATCTAACGAGTTGAAGAAAGATGGTTTATTCGTTTCCCCAGGTGGAGTAAGGAATATTTGGCAAAGACATGATCTGGAGTCATTGGTTGCTTTTGCTAAACTCTACACTACTAAAACTGCTATTACAGCTACGGATATTTTAAACGATAGAGTGTTGCCATTTTTTGAGGAGCAAGAGATTCCCCTTTTGAGGATATTAACTGATAGAGAGACTGAGTATTGTGGGAAAAAGGAAACCCATGGAGATCAGTTGTATTTAGCAGTTGAAAATATTGATCATTCTAAAACAAAAGCCAGAAGCCCTTAATCGAATGATATTTGTGAAGGACTTTATAAGATTATGTTGAATGAATTTTATCGCGTTGCTTTTAGAAAAAAGATTTACAGAGATTTAGAGGAGTTAC
The sequence above is drawn from the Spirochaetota bacterium genome and encodes:
- a CDS encoding NADH-ubiquinone oxidoreductase-F iron-sulfur binding region domain-containing protein, whose product is MNDKINPKWEHIVLVCQGTGCTSSKSDKILLELEKEVEKAGLKSIKIDFTGCHGFCEQGPIVIVEPEGIFYAHVKIEDAKDIVHSHLKNGKPLERLFYRDPATNKAIPTYNEMNFYKKQKRLILRNCGHINPEKIEDYIANNGYKAIKKVLAQMSPKDVIDEIKKSGLRGRGGAGFSTGQKWEFCYNAPGNEKYLICNADEGDPGAFMDRSTMEGDPHTIIEGMLIAAYAIGANHGYVYCRAEYPLAIKRMGIALKQAHENEFLGENILNSGFNFDIKIKEGAGAFVCGEETSLMASIEGKRGMPRPRPPFPAQSGLWGKPTNINNVKTLSSIPVIINEGAQWYANIGTKDSPGTAVFALTGKIANSGLVEVPMGTTLRVIIFDIGGGILNGKRFKAVQTGGPSGGCLPASFLDSPVDYETLAKAGSIMGSGGMVVLDEDTCMVDVAKYFLSFTMLESCGKCIPCRWGNKQLLEILEDITNGRGSIEDIDLLIELSESVKAGSLCGLGQTSPNPVLSTIRYFRDEYESHIIKKHCVAAVCKGLVKAPCSHTCPAGVDIPRYIRLISEKRYDEAVAVIRESMPFPSVCGYVCFHPCETKCRRGMIDEPIAIKELKRFAADHAKKLKFENPESVEPSGKRVAVVGSGPAGLTAAYYLAKVCGHSVTVFEELPKTGGMLRVGIPRYRLPEYILDHEIDIIKNSGVDIKTNTKIDDIYSLLEQGYEAIFLSLGAHAGAKMRVHGEDTEGVIDCVDLLRDVSLGKDIKLEGRVAVVGGGNAAIDASRTALRIGAKNVKILYRRTEEEMPAAEEEIHDALEEGVEIEYLVAPDKIYRENGHIRMECQRMRLGKIDASGRRRPEPIKGNRYEENFDTIIAAIGQTTRIPENLGVPTDKWGTLKANQYTLETEIKGVFAGGDATTGPASVIEAIAAGKQAAISIDKYLGGDGIIIEKLTAPEEKPETFESEEEEEKHRPEMHKIAVKKRLKGLALVEKGLSRKQAIEEANRCLRCDLEEA
- the fdhF gene encoding formate dehydrogenase subunit alpha, translating into MSSTTTIKPQLKEEEISDAITLVIDGRSVHVKKGVTVLEAAKSAGIYIPTLCYDPDLEPYGACRLCVVEIDGMRGLVTSCTTKATENMIVHTSTPKVNQSRKITMELIIANHQGNCLTCYKNQNCELQDIAKYLGIDQESFDRLRKSERILPIDRSNPAFEIDPNKCILCGKCVRVCQEITCVGAIDIAFRGYDAKISAFGNKPIVESICESCGECVARCPTGALVPRHEQQPIREIKTVCPYCGVGCSFYLGVRDNEIVSVKGDRSSPVNKGGLCVKGRFGYDYISHNDRLKRPLIRREGIAKEISGEEHDIKDYFREAEWDEALEIIASKLSLIKGKYGSDSIGLLSSAKCTNEENYLLQKFARTVIGTNSIDHCARLUHAPTVAGLVKSFGSGAMTNSITDFEKADLLFVIGSNTTECHPIIGRIIRQGIKFHGKKLIVADARAIELSKIADIHLRHRPGSDVALINAMMHVIIKEGLHDEKFIAERTEDFEEMKENLLKNYAPEKVVEIVGITASEIVEAARLFANAKSACLLYGMGITQHTTGTDNVMSCANLLMLTGNIGREGAGLSPLRGQNNVQGACDMGALPNVLPGYLAVTENKNREKAETIWNADNLPKEIGLTMGDMMNRAIEGDLKAMYIMGENPVMSDPDMKHTRESLANLEFLVVQDIFPTETSTYADVILPAAVFAEKDGTFTNTERRVQKLAKAIDPPGEAKADWEIICLIAQRMGHDFDYKNTSDIMDEIAAVTPIYGGIRYDRLDDYGLQWPCTDIEHPGTPILHRDNFTRGKGKFHAVEYKPPAESSSKDYPLILTTGRILEHFHTGSMSRRSDRLDKLHPNGAVDINPEDAAKLGIIEGDTITITSGRGKIETKVNITDKTLPGLAFMAFHWRESPANILTNPAFDPVSKIPEFKVSAVKAVLSVLDRAVQDNAFFALLSENPSQALKEYDLSNEEKAAIMSGDINKIESWVGKLDKRLEKWLIARLQRESW
- the nuoE gene encoding NADH-quinone oxidoreductase subunit NuoE, whose protein sequence is MNKSLLKAENNTTQEEDEWKIEELVLQILESFENNKSNLIPVLQQVQQNFGYLPELAMKKIAQYMGIPESTVFGVATFYAFFKLVPTGRNIIKVCRGTACHVRGGARILREVKKQLGISPGESTPDLEYYLETVACIGACSLAPTMVINDDTYGQMTPKKVTEILKSTGQGVQNE
- a CDS encoding response regulator — translated: MEHNILDERHERLLIVDDEVNLCRGCQRIFEDEGYIMETAYTGKDGLRRATKEMYDAVLVDLKMPDMNGIDLIKRLKEYRPEVPVIMITGYASVPTAVEAMKSGADDYIPKPFNPDEIVGAVKKAIRKFTGNTKTDKMDTTDKRIIEKEQVLRVLNRTADDKNFWTELMENGSKALEEYSLSNAAKAAIVSGDINWIEKNVGELTTKQSEYLEHRLQVERW